atttttaatttttttttttgaaaaaataatataatttgccaagttatttggtttccttaattaaaagatatttgatttaaaatgacaactttctattggttggtgaacctaaaggttcaccctagagggttcacccaagaataactcttgtATTTGAGCTTACGATATAAGAGATTACTAGGTGAAGACACGcgggatcaacattatatatatatacattattttatgtattaaatatttttacatattataaaataataaatatatataaattaattaaaagtcaataactattaaaaatataattaaattggtgcgaacatatacatcaattgtattaatccaaattttttattttttatttgataggatatgttcttaaatttaaatgatactaacatagataatatattttagtatatttttaatattaatgtctattaaatgatgatttctattcatatagttttttgatcatttgtatcttttatagaaaaaaatttaaattactgataacaaaattttcattgtgggattaatagttttagtaatttataatttaaaaaaaataagttgtcaatgatcgttcaaaacttttatcaaaaaaattgttcaaagtaaattttgaaactaaaatattgtattttatatggtttatagtttaatttaaaatgatatatatattaatcttattaattaattaaattagactttttacttatataatttttgtaatcatttgtattttgtcataacaaaaattttaaaccatggatcataaaatttgaatgtgagacttttaacagttttagtaatttataaccgtttttaaaaattcaaaatataacatatacataaaaatttaaatttttattatatggttattgtggttgtttaattgatttaatagcttaaaattaaacaaatatgatagaagatacactattttttatcaaatctttattattcaaaatcattaattgtcttatatactttagccacattacgcaattccgtaaattttatttaagaaaataataaaatacattaatgatgaatttattgttagtttaataaaaaacttattatataattagatggaccaacatatttctctaatgattctatgAATCATTTTAGTGATGATATGTggttacaaaaagaagttgtaatgcttctcaaataataatatatagagaatTGGATCTTGTAACTATTTATGAGCTGGAGGTTGCAACGTATTTACACATAGTGTGGAATCTGTAACCTTAGCATACATCACTGACAAGCTTCTACGGACACGGACGGCTGTGACTTCTACCAATCGAACAATGGACCAATAAACCACTatactaacatgatttttgtgaAGTTTCTTCTGGGACCTATGTTACACAGCAACATATTAGTTCTCACCGGCAAAACCCACCTCCGATTTGGTAATACTAATAAGTAGAAGTAAAACTAGATACAATGAAGACCGTACACAATTGCGTCTTCGTCGAAATGTGCATAGAGGAAggttagagcatgtttattgtatGTCTCTTAGGTTAGGTCTCTTAGTGTaatataagagatataagaaacgtttcttatcttttttagTTTAAAGCTAAAATATCCAATCTAATAGAcctgcaataaacatgctcttagtgCGTCAGATACAAACCACATCATCTTCTCACCAAACATTATTACAccatcttatcttttttttttttggaaacacaCGTCACCTTATCAATTAGTACATGTTTTAATTAGAAACAACTTGTCATTTCATAAATCAATATAGTTGTTTCATACGGTTTAGCATTTACAACTTAGATAAGAACAAGAAAGAATCCATTAGACCACCTCATAGGTGGTTAAgtgaaaaagcaaaaaaaataaataaaaaatgctaaAACTAGAGAGAACCGCTGTCTAATTAAGAAGAAGTAGAGTTGTTAAAACCTCGTACGTGTCGCTTTATTATTGGCTTTTTTTTTgccttctctctcttcctcttcgtcGTCTCTTCGTCTtcgttctttgttttttttttgtatgagaAATCGATGGGGACAACAAATCGGGTGGGGATCGTTTTCGGTGGTGTAGATGGAACGTGGTTGCTATCAAGGAGATCGCCATGGAGATCGCGATGTCGGGGATTTTCATCTCGAGGAAGATCAATCACCCCAACATCATCCGCTTCATCGACATGATCGAGGTTCGTCTTGTTTTGCTCATCCAAGTGGTATTGCAGTGACTTCCTGATTCCTGAGGAAGGCACCATATCGCACGGTATTGCAGTGACTTGACTTCTTCTCTTTAGATCTCTTTCTTTAAAGTAAAGCTTGTGACTTTGTTAGGTACTTATTTGATATAGTTGAACATTTGAACTCCCTTCTTCTACTACTGTCTTGAATCTTCCCACTGGAGAACACATCAGTTGCAGGTTTTGCTCTTCGTTcctcttttgttttctcttcatACCAAATTTCAATCTTGTGCAAGCTGTAAACATACTCATTGGTATACTCTAGGTTTTGGTTACTGTATGGATGTTGTGTTGATACCAGGTTCTAAAACGCGGCCGGAGTGGCCGATTACGCGCCGGTGCAGCGCTCGGTGTCGGAGCTCCGCCGCGATTCAGCTCTGTTCGGCCAAAAACTCGCCCAAAAAAACACACCTCATATTATGCCATTTCCAAGTTCGAAAACGATAATTTCTTCACGAATCCATTATAATACAGTGCTAGGAACAAAGAAACGTAGTTAAATCAAAGGAAATCGTTAAAAAAAGTTGATTTGTGTTGGAGAAGATGAGAAAACGGCTCTGCAATTTAGGTTTAGAAGGAGGGAAGAAAcaacaaagaagatgaagaagtatTTACGTTTATGCCATTAAtgagttaaaaacaaaaataaaaataaaacgcaCCAGGAATATCGAACTCGGGATCTCCTGAACGTTACAGAAGCAATGAGACCACTACACCACTTCAGCTTTACTTTCTTTTTCGGTAAATCATTCTTTATTATACATAAACTatcaaaaaatcgaaaaaaatattcaaaactaatctccgattaatccccgattaaTCTTCGATTTTCTTACAACTCGCTAGGCCCGGACCAACCGCCCGATTCACGCCTAGCGCGATTCCGAACATGGTGTTGATATGATTATAATGACATTATTAATAGGGGAAAGGATGCGCAAGGAGAGGATGTTATTAAGCCTTACACTCCCACAACGTTAGATTCAGATCTTGTACGCTTTGAGCTTGTCATTAAGGTATATATGCTCAAAAACACTTCTCACCTTGACCTGGATTTTGATTCTAGTGTTCTAGTGTTTGTCTATTTTTGTGTCAAAttctatatgaagttttactttgtttctttcatgtttgcttaaaaattttaattataaatttgtatttctatttttaatatgtttctatatcatatttgtttaaattttatgaaatccaataatttataagtttcgttagatttaaatttaataattcaacttctaaaaaaaaaatatttaagaacctCAAAAAACTTATCTCATTGGACCAtaagaaatttaattaaattaacaaaagttctaaacttttcaaatcacaaaattaatTACTAATTTATTTACTAGAACCCATAAAAATCTCTGAACTTGCTCTTGAAACTTTTGAAACTCGTCTACACATTCTCCAGATGTTACACCCAAAAAATACTAAAAGGattaacaacaaaaatataaaaatgttatcgTTCCTACGACTCAGTGGACCCAATACCATTCGCCGTCGTCGGAACACACCTCGGAATATCAGCCACCGAATACGATCTCCACGCACAAAAACCCGTTGACGACTGAGAAGACTCCAAATTACCAAAAGACATTTGACTCCTAGGATGCAGCGGGGGAAGCATCATCTTCCTCGGAGGGGATCCAGTGATCGTCGGACTTGTTCCCGTCGACGAGTCTCCGCCCGAGGAAGATCCTTCTTCCGCAATCACCCCGGCAGCAACCGCCATGGCAAGCGCCAACGCGCTCCTGCTCGAGCTcatgatgtgtttcttcaagaTCTTTCCACGTGGAGTCGTCTTGTTGTCTGAAATCTGATGGCAAAGGAGGTTCCTCCGACGACGACTGTAAGGATTCTCCGGCTTCGCCAAGTCTTTCATCGAAGATGAACAAGCCAACGCCGACGCAGCACCCGCAGCTAAATTCGTGAAAGACTTTGACTTTCCATTGTAATAATTCGATATCCCTTTCCTACACAAACCACATTCAAaaaatcagaagaaaaaaaactaggtACTTTTgtcttaaaaatgttttttttttttttgataatctagAAGGCATCACGATCGCCTTTTTCACCCAATTTTAATCGACGGTGGCCAGTGGGATTCGAACCCGAGTCCGTATTGGGACCAAAGCTCCCTCAAAACCATTGGGTCGTTCTCACTTGGTTCTTAAAAATGTTTCTAAAAACTGTGTGGGGTTATTGGTTAGTGTATTTTAGTGGATTtaaaaatctaaactaaatctagtgttattggttctattattttaaaattcatattaaaatcatgtgttagtttaatgatttataaattctaatCTAAATCAAGTGTTAATCAATCATACGTATTTACTAATAGATTTGATTTCATAAAAGATTTGAATAGATTTGtatgaactttttaaaaaaaatacagagaCTCAAATCCGAGAGAAAACTTCcggatttgtaaatactaatccGTGAGAATTTGAAAATCTGTATAATTTACTGGAATTTATAAATACCACatgaatttctaaatcaattaaaatatataaatcaataacaCCTCCAaaagtaggggttattggttagtgtattttaatggatttggaaatccaaactaaatatagtattattggttctatgattttaaaattcgtattgaaatcatgtgttactggtttaatgatttataaattttaattcaaatcaagtgttattcaatcatacaaatttaataattgatttgatttcataatggatttgaatgaattttcatagatttctttgttaaaaatacaaagacttaAATTCAAGGAAAAACCTCCGAGAGAATTTAAAAAACGGtatattttatttggatttgCAAATACTACgtgaatttctaaatcaatcaaaatatataaaacaataacAGATTCGGACATCGACTTTATTtacaagattttttaaaaaaatatatatatattaaaataaaaaactatcaaatctaattaaatatattatttacaagATTTACCTAACGGGCAAGGCTTCTTCGAGAGATTCCATCAAATCAAGAGGACATTTGTACGGAGACTCAGCTTCATTCTCTCCGACACCATCTTCCCCGTCATCGTCGTCGCTGTTCTTCCCAAtagaagaagaaggtgaagagaaaGACTCAGAAGAAGATTGATACAGATGATCACCGGAGACATTTAACACGTAAGATTCAATTCTATCCATCTCAGTCGACATTTGGACTTTATCAGAAAATCTTTGGAACTTCTTATTATATTTCTCGAACTCACAATAGAGACACGAGAGAGGAAAtgaggaggaagagaaagatAGATCTTGTCCCTGCGTGTGATCTGGTTGACTGGTTGttattacttatttattattttattaaatgtcttaaaattttaaaatgaaaaagtgaCTAAAGTGATAACGAGGAAGAGGATAAAGTAACTGTTGACTTGACCTTATCGACATCAAAGGGACACGTGGCGATTTTTTAACCGTTGCAGCTGGATAGGAACTGGGAAGAATGTCACGTAGAAGTGCCGAGATGGTTGCTTCTGAAAAAGGGCAAGGCCTATCCGCATATGAAGATGGGGCCCACAAAAGCCGATTTAAGCCGACAGTACTTCTTCCTCCCCttgtatttttattcatttgatatttaattttcGAGAATAACTTACCTTTTTTTCGTTTGGGGAAAAATGAAATGAATAACAGCAGGAATAAGATTTTCACATTAAATTCTGAAATGTCCTCTTTTCAGTTACCacatttagaatatttaatgtTTATCTTCTTCTATCATTCAGTATCATCCATGTCCAGATTTTGTCATTATTATTACTTTATAGCTAGAACACCATTTTcattagtattattattatcattatcattatcgtgtatatatatatatatttttatcaatatcGTATGGGTTACCACTTACCACCatggtctatatatatataatatctttgtaaattcattttatttgatatttaaaattagtacacaaaatttaagatatactatttttatgaaatttatctTGATACATAAAACTTtaccggaaaaaaaaataaccaataaaaatattatattagataaCTGATCATAAATATCAAACAATACTAATTTTTATGTATAGtaagagaaaattaaaaaattataacaaaaaaaatctttacccatcaaataaattaaaatagagAGAGTAAAATGCTAATAACTTAACAAGTTCTAACTGTTAatcctcctatatattaattgagaagtcactttacTGATTTATGCTGACGTGTCGTTCATAGAAAAGTTCTCCaattaattgttaaaatttgataatttgattggtcgatgattttttatttttcatttatttaattaaagtttctaaaAGAAAACTATTCATAGAATTACCTAATCTAATCTATAtttccaaacatacaattaagcATCTTAGATATaggagaaattcttgggttcatccCCTAGAGTGAACCTCCAGGTTCACCatccaatagtgtttgagtatttgatatttgatatcttttagaaaatgaaataaaattaaatatccaaattagattatatttttgaagtaaaacaataaaaatacataaaaatagttacaaaaaataaataaattaatattgttaagtcttcagcaaaatactaaaccctataccctaaatactaaaccctaaacgttaaaccttaaactttggataaactctaaaccgttggaaaatcttaaatcctaaatcatacattaaaaactaaattttattaacactaaaccctaaatcctaatcactaaaccctaaaccctggggtaaactctgaacccttggataaatcataaactttagggtttaattttaaatatttttgatttagagtttacgaTTTATCCAtgggttcagggtttatccaagggtttagggtttagtgattagggtttagggtttagtgattagggtttagtgttattaagatttagtttttaatgtatgatttagggtttaaaattttccaatggGTTACGGTTTATcctagatttaaggtttataatttagggtttagagtttaggatttagggtataggatttagtattttgctaacggtttaacaatatttatttatttattttttgtaactatttttatgtattttttattgttttattttaaaaatataatcttatttggaaattcaattttgtttctttttttaaaagatatcaaatatcaaatactcaaacactattggttggtgaatctagaggttcaccctagggggtgaacccaagaatttctctaaatatagatgaattaacataatttgtttagacttatttttgggttcacccTTTAGGGTGAacttctaggttcaccaaccaataggattgtgttatttcatattcgatatatttaagaaaagaaaacaaaatattgtcaagttatattatgtttttaaaataaaaaggtaaaaataaaaaaaagtagtaattacaaaaaacatattttttaacgagcaaaacactaaaccctaaatcctaatcgttaaaccctaaatcataaactctaaatccttaggtaaaccctaaacccttggataaatcataaactctaaatcaaaaacactcaagggtttagggtttagggtttaggatttagggtttagggtttagggtttttgattagagtttatgatttatccaaaggtttagggtttacccaagggtttagggtttagggattttgatttagggtttacagttttgctaacgacgttaaatttttttttgttaattcttttttctgtaactactgtttttttaattgttttttacctttttattttaaaaacataatatactttgataatattttgtttcctttcttaaaaaatatcgaagttgaaataatgaaattttattggttGGTGATCCTAAAAGTTcgccctagggggtgaaccttaGAATAACTCGTTTATCTCATTTGTgtttagaaataattaaatatctagattacattatataaattaataaaatacatatagaTACATATTATACTatagaaacaattataaaaacagtttttattatgtttatattagtagtgaaaaaaataaatcatagattttagaaaactaattagtctaaacttaataatattatttaaatttactcattcactatatatatatatatatagtataaaaagTGTCATTTGAATGCACAACAGtcaaatatacaattttgaaaaattccaaTCATTTTCCAATGATAATGTGATATCATATATGCGTTATCAGTTttagaaattattaaaatatttttatattttaaaacataaaaaaattatatggtaaattatttaaacgtatattaatcaagaaaaagttgctgacaaaaaaaatcaagaaattttttatttaattcatctattaatataaacagATGAAGTAACattattatatggtaagtcatttaaaattatattatttggtaattcatttaatttattatatggtaagtcatttaattatattaatcaatGTATTTTTCACAGGATTTTTCTAGAGTTAATAatctattaatataattcatatagGTTGGATTATAGTAAAATTAGCATGCTTATttttaataggaaaaaaaagagacataaataaaagaacatgaggaaagaataataaaatatgtttgttgtGTTCTTGGTATTTTTATATCctaatgtatttaatttttatttgtttgtcgaGGTACATGTACTTCTTTGTGTTACTATAAATGTGAACTAATTAGTTTTatgtgttttaaaaatgttaagataAATTTAGTCAGGAAGTTTCAATAAAAATGACCATATGTACAATTGTTAAAGTCAAAacggaaaatataatttaaattgaaagtaagaaaaaattatttaaaaattaatgagatGTATTTTTTACGctataataaacttttaaaatgtacgataatagaattttaacaaaatttatgcaaataaaaagattttatttcatataatattggatctcacattaatattaagtatatatgcctaaaataatgacatttggttatttaaaaattgaattattttttcttattagttaatcagttttaattaatataggtatgttttaatttaatttaaactaaattaaaacactaattttaaaagatatataaactatgtttagttttaattaaaaacatttgtttGGATGAGTTAGTGTTTGATAAAATTGTGTGATGATCAAAGATAATTTAAGGAAGAATTTGTTTACTTAACACATTTGggttttatgttaaacgctAAATTAAAAAACTGAATGAAAAAGTGTGATTTGGAacaaattatgagaaaaattgcttaaactaccattttcctaatacatgtttttatgtttaataggttaagttttaagaaaatagttataatttgattggttgttaacatttcttagttattattttaatcagatCTAAAAATAAAGTGTAACTCTAcatgatattataaataatgatttatgttAGCTAATTGTAGAATTAGAGAAAGAATATATATgctttatcaatttttttttatttttatcaattagttatatataattaaataaaatactttagcatttttatagaaataaatgtaatggttatatattattatataaacgaATTATATTTGTAGGTaaggaattataatattttttatgttttaaatccCACACAAAACCGTTTACGAAATATCTTTCATGATAAAAACATCCGATCATTGTATTGTCATATTGGAGTTAAACAAAAAACacactatctttttttttgttctcttgaGAGCTAAAGTATTTTCGGTTTTTCATgtgttaaactaaaatataaagtaattctACAAGCAATTGtctgaattaattataaaatttttttgtaagaGAAAGATTTTTAATGACTAAGGTTTATGTTTttgaactattttaaatttcacttatcttctaaaaatatatactaaatttttttattatccaaatattttaaaattaaaatttttaatttttaattattattcaaaaattataacaatgtaaagataatatataattctttatataatataactacCCGCAAAATTGCGGGTAGACACCTAGTTCATGTTTATTAGACTGACGGATCTGTTACATTTGTAGAACATAAACGTAGAACTGAAATGAAAGCCATTTTCTGTTTGACATCAACTTTACGGTTTTCGTATATGATTTGCATCTTATCTTGTGTCGCCTTTACGGATTGAACCACTGTCCGTAACTCCGTATGATCATAAAATGTTGCCTCATTCGTTTATATACGATAGTTTGATTTAAATGTATATACGAGAATTCGTTTATATACGATAGTTTGATTTAAATGTATATACGAGGATGAAAAACAAGAATACTTTggcaaaacaaaagaaagaagactAGTTGGGGTGGGTTGCGTAAAGCATTCAAAATTCAATCAAAACCGCGTATCAACATAAACTCTCATCTCATCAAGATCATTCTCATGGGTCCTCCTTTAGCACTCATCTATAGACTCACTCTTGTTTACTTTTCCCTTTtcaatttatatttcaatgCAACGTGTCCGAACAAATTAACCCCACTCATTGTTGTTGCCCCCACCGTGTTGTCCGTCCTATCACGTGGCGTTGCCTAACTCCTTAATTCCATTTGTTCCATGTGGGCAGTTTATGTCATCCATAATCCATTTCCTATTCCTCATTGACATTTAAGTACCTATAGTAGTAGAGGCAAGTTACATCCTTTTGGTTGCCTATATGGCTTTAACCAAACTTCACCTTCAAAGCATCTTGCGGATAAGCTCTTGGCCAAGAGGATCCCTGATTCATCACAATACATTATAAAAAGGTCAAATCAGATCATAGAGAAGAAACGTAGATCGTCGGTGTATTGGTTTTTGAAGTTAATTGTTAATGTTTTCTGGTCATGTGGTCGTCAAAACTTAACAGTTTGTTTCCGAAAATGTCAGTGTTGTATAGAATTATAGGGTTGATAAACTAAGGTTTGGGAGAGTTTATGagctttttataattttgtgaactacaaaaaatacaattcacaTGATCTAACTGAGCTGTTTGTTAAAAGATATGTGTTCGGTTTAATTGCCCTCATACCAAGATGATGTATTTGCTTTTCAATTCTAGTGAACAACATCAACTTAAACTTCCACTATTCATCTGAGGCATGGTCACTGGGATAACTTTGGTAGAACCGAACATCATTAATCCTCTTTAGCTCGATATATTGATAGTCtcattaaatatttatcttgGATTACAGTAAACATTCGCTCATTTTGTTCTGAAACTGTTACAAACACTTCTAATGTTGACGAACTgacgaatatatatatactagggtcggtccgcgctacgcgcggaattTGGT
The window above is part of the Brassica napus cultivar Da-Ae chromosome C3, Da-Ae, whole genome shotgun sequence genome. Proteins encoded here:
- the LOC106386969 gene encoding protein OXIDATIVE STRESS 3 LIKE 2-like, with the protein product MSTEMDRIESYVLNVSGDHLYQSSSESFSSPSSSIGKNSDDDDGEDGVGENEAESPYKCPLDLMESLEEALPVRKGISNYYNGKSKSFTNLAAGAASALACSSSMKDLAKPENPYSRRRRNLLCHQISDNKTTPRGKILKKHIMSSSRSALALAMAVAAGVIAEEGSSSGGDSSTGTSPTITGSPPRKMMLPPLHPRSQMSFGNLESSQSSTGFCAWRSYSVADIPRCVPTTANGIGSTES